In Palaemon carinicauda isolate YSFRI2023 unplaced genomic scaffold, ASM3689809v2 scaffold469, whole genome shotgun sequence, a single window of DNA contains:
- the LOC137636959 gene encoding zinc finger protein 845-like codes for MSGISYLAISDQIGTSAYESNGKGVVQSGEDGCHFDIHTAEKSFSCQKCKEKLDVRRYSDYHDINRTTGKVFPCGFLSQSLGLRSTYDCCSDNLGIELEVSESVPLEDSSSIVIINITDKSLARPNSAFSHCALEEPPKVQHGRASYECPLCDEEFEQKDALYEHVIRVHDDEKISSNICSMGISRNNDFLSQMRIQYICSVCNERFSSRALLSDHEKIHCQGKSFTCSICRKKYSLRNYLMRHMMTHTDGNSRCGVCRRTFPGRETLFDHMKVHTFSETFPCLICGEDFPSACKLHVHMERHRNVQYACNVCSQIFRNKAYLISHLRTHTGERSYPCKVCSKRFYLKSTLNNHMSIHSHEKPFVCSICDKKFTKRKYLAGHMRMHIGKKRFHCTVCSKEYIQKVNLMSHLESHGGDKSFECHLCEKSFLYEVNLRRHISNHNSKKKLKTCTECAQLVSTKSFAQHMRIHMDHRPFHCSVCGANFNKSSNLRRHEKTHSGKYGFSCSQCEKTFIQKTHLVHHLKTDIPGYSAFSCSECDRVFDSKAHFVIHVNSHKREKHFTCSVCEESFSKRGNLARHLKNHSEKDLLACTRCRATFVKKSALESHLKNCECKVTGKKKLLRGKTMCNQDTNVNMGDSKNLCEKNAHEKNTCGDKRTGNVSENNSCNHCEKSFRSSSALVRHLRNHGLRQIE; via the coding sequence CAAAAATGTAAGGAAAAACTTGATGTTCGAAGATATTCGGACTACCACGATATAAATCGTACTACAGGGAAGGTTTTTCCATGTGGGTTTCTTTCGCAGAGCCTGGGTCTTCGGTCCACGTATGACTGCTGTTCAGATAATCTGGGCATAGAGTTAGAAGTGTCTGAAAGTGTTCCTCTTGAGGATTCCAGCAGTATTGTCATTATCAATATAACAGACAAGTCATTGGCCAGACCAAATAGTGCATTTTCGCACTGTGCTTTGGAGGAGCCACCGAAGGTTCAACATGGTCGAGCCTCGTACGAGTGCCCTTTGTGCGACGAAGAGTTTGAACAGAAAGATGCCCTCTATGAACACGTCATCAGAGTCCATGACGATGAGAAGATCTCCAGCAATATTTGCTCAATGGGTATATCTAGGAACAATGACTTTCTGTCTCAGATGAGAATACAGTACATATGTTCTGTGTGTAATGAGAGATTTTCTTCGAGGGCATTGCTCAGCGATCACGAGAAAATTCACTGCCAGGGAAAGTCCTTCACGTGTAGCATCTGCAGGAAAAAATATTCGCTGAGGAATTACCTAATGCGTCACATGATGACTCACACCGATGGAAATTCCAGGTGCGGCGTGTGTCGAAGGACTTTTCCTGGGAGGGAAACCCTCTTTGACCATATGAAGGTTCATACTTTTTCGGAAACATTCCCCTGTCTCATCTGCGGGGAAGATTTTCCCTCGGCATGCAAGCTTCACGTTCACATGGAACGTCATAGGAACGTGCAGTATGCATGCAATGTGTGTTCACAGATATTTCGCAACAAGGCCTATCTAATCAGCCACCTCAGGACACATACGGGCGAACGATCTTACCCCTGTAAGGTTTGTAGTAAGAGATTTTATTTGAAAAGCACTCTCAACAACCACATGTCCATTCACTCCCACGAAAAGCCCTTTGTGTGTTCAATCTGCGACAAGAAATTCACCAAGAGAAAATATCTTGCAGGTCACATGAGAATGCACATTGGAAAGAAGAGATTCCATTGCACCGTATGCAGTAAAGAGTACATTCAAAAGGTCAACCTGATGTCCCACCTCGAAAGTCACGGAGGGGACAAGAGCTTCGAGTGCCATCTCTGCGAAAAGTCATTCTTGTACGAAGTTAATCTCCGGCGTCACATTTCAAACCACAActcaaaaaagaaattaaaaacgtGCACAGAATGTGCTCAGTTGGTTTCAACTAAGTCCTTTGCTCAGCACATGAGAATTCATATGGACCACAGGCCATTTCATTGCTCTGTTTGTGGAGCTAATTTTAACAAAAGTAGCAATCTCAGAAGGCACGAGAAGACCCATTCTGGGAAATACGGCTTTTCGTGCTCCCAGTGCGAAAAGACGTTCATACAAAAGACCCACTTGGTGCATCACTTGAAGACGGACATTCCGGGCTATAGTGCATTTTCTTGCAGCGAGTGTGACAGGGTATTTGACAGTAAGGCCCATTTTGTCATTCATGTGAATAGTCACAAGCGAGAAAAACACTTTACCTGTTCGGTCTGTGAAGAGAGCTTTTCAAAACGTGGCAACCTAGCTCGTCATCTGAAAAACCACTCTGAAAAAGATTTGTTGGCTTGCACGAGATGCCGTGCAACGTTTGTCAAAAAGAGTGCTCTGGAAAGTCACTTGAAAAATTGTGAGTGTAAAGTTACTGGAAAGAAAAAGCTCTTGCGAGGGAAGACCATGTGTAATCAAGATACTAATGTTAACATGGGAGACTCCAAAAATTTATGTGAGAAGAATGCACATGAAAAAAATACTTGTGGAGATAAGAGAACAGGTAATGTTAGCGAGAATAATTCATGTAATCATTGCGAAAAGAGTTTCCGAAGTTCCAGTGCTCTTGTTCGTCACTTGAGAAACCATGGTTTGCGACAGATTGAATGA